A section of the Streptomyces sp. CG1 genome encodes:
- the iolE gene encoding myo-inosose-2 dehydratase, whose amino-acid sequence MTDLADRLGPDKVKLGVCCTLWWNDDFPAIDAGISFGQAVSEMALAGFQGCSIGHKYPSDAAALKTALDLRGLRVSEPWTSTYFTIGRMRHKTIAAFEETLAHVKALGGTELVVAEFGASSHLLPVDVFANRPVFTDAQWDALTSGLDELGKIAGSAGMKLSYHHHMGTGVMTRADVDRLMASTDPALVHLLLDTAHIAFAGDDPLELARAHADRIGHVHMKSIRPEVVSRVREEGLSFQEGVELGVFTVPGDGAIDFRPILEVLADADYQGWLVVEAEQDPNKANPLEYAKKARAYLADVLGW is encoded by the coding sequence ATGACCGACTTGGCGGACCGCCTCGGCCCGGACAAGGTGAAGCTCGGCGTCTGCTGCACCCTGTGGTGGAACGACGACTTCCCCGCCATCGACGCCGGCATCTCCTTCGGCCAGGCCGTGAGCGAGATGGCGCTCGCCGGCTTCCAGGGCTGCAGCATCGGGCACAAGTACCCCTCGGACGCCGCCGCGCTCAAGACCGCCCTCGATCTCCGCGGCCTACGGGTGTCCGAGCCCTGGACGAGCACGTACTTCACGATCGGCAGGATGCGGCACAAGACGATCGCCGCCTTCGAGGAGACGCTGGCCCATGTCAAGGCGCTGGGCGGGACCGAGTTGGTCGTGGCCGAGTTCGGAGCGTCGTCGCACCTGCTCCCCGTCGACGTGTTCGCCAACCGTCCGGTTTTCACCGACGCCCAGTGGGACGCCCTGACGTCGGGCCTGGACGAGCTCGGCAAGATCGCGGGCTCGGCCGGGATGAAGCTCAGCTATCACCACCACATGGGTACCGGCGTGATGACCCGGGCCGATGTCGACCGGCTGATGGCCTCGACCGATCCGGCCCTGGTCCACCTCCTGCTGGACACCGCGCACATCGCCTTTGCCGGCGACGATCCGCTGGAGCTGGCCCGGGCTCACGCCGACCGCATCGGCCACGTCCACATGAAGAGCATCCGGCCCGAGGTCGTGAGCCGGGTGCGTGAGGAAGGCCTGTCGTTCCAGGAGGGCGTCGAGCTCGGCGTCTTCACCGTGCCCGGAGACGGAGCGATCGACTTCCGGCCCATCCTCGAGGTGCTGGCCGACGCCGATTACCAGGGGTGGCTGGTCGTGGAGGCCGAGCAGGATCCGAACAAGGCCAACCCGCTCGAGTACGCCAAGAAGGCCCGCGCCTACCTCGCCGACGTCCTGGGCTGGTGA
- a CDS encoding MBL fold metallo-hydrolase, which yields MLAQVSDPIIMVVKQEGDVRIHTFVSSFAYSNIANATHIIETRNQLVLVDGQFLVPYARAFRDYADSLGKPIERLYLSHRHPDHWFGLGAAFSDVEIHALSETMDFIQEHGEDSRSDHWKLGDLVPEHIVVPKQVVSPGGETIDGVRYVFDRVTDTEIDYHLTIRLPELGVYFAQDLLYSGTHLYLTKHMDHWIRVLQEMLVSDYELFMPGHGLPADKNEVARNVEYLSTARQAIGNGLTDNAFKAFMLQRYPERKCPGIFDIYMPRLFGGASDY from the coding sequence ATGCTGGCTCAGGTGTCAGATCCCATCATCATGGTCGTGAAGCAGGAAGGCGACGTACGTATTCACACCTTCGTCTCCTCCTTCGCGTACAGCAACATTGCGAACGCCACGCACATCATCGAAACCAGGAATCAACTTGTCCTCGTCGATGGGCAGTTCCTCGTTCCTTACGCAAGGGCATTCAGGGACTACGCAGACAGCCTGGGCAAGCCGATCGAAAGGCTGTACCTCTCACACCGGCACCCTGACCACTGGTTCGGCTTGGGGGCCGCATTCAGCGACGTCGAGATCCACGCGTTGTCCGAAACCATGGACTTCATCCAGGAGCATGGGGAGGACTCGAGAAGTGACCACTGGAAGCTCGGTGATCTCGTTCCGGAGCACATAGTCGTTCCCAAGCAGGTCGTCAGCCCCGGTGGCGAGACGATCGACGGGGTCAGGTATGTCTTCGACCGCGTCACAGACACCGAGATCGACTATCACCTCACCATCAGGCTCCCTGAGCTGGGCGTGTATTTCGCACAGGACCTGCTCTACAGCGGCACCCATCTGTATCTCACGAAACACATGGACCACTGGATTCGGGTGCTGCAAGAAATGCTGGTGTCGGACTACGAGTTGTTCATGCCGGGCCACGGCCTGCCGGCCGACAAGAATGAGGTCGCCCGTAACGTCGAGTACCTTTCGACCGCTCGGCAGGCGATCGGCAACGGGCTGACGGACAACGCCTTCAAGGCTTTCATGCTGCAGCGGTATCCGGAACGCAAATGTCCGGGGATATTCGACATCTACATGCCCCGGCTGTTCGGCGGTGCGAGCGACTACTGA
- a CDS encoding sugar phosphate isomerase/epimerase family protein, which yields MNATFRRDVFFSFFMFTADLRPQDPGYTQILIRHLKALTDMGYDGFDVHIASQSTTVDHKLEVDSYIGLKKAFDQAGLQEAKFTTNVGTTRTFDPTSPYEDQRRQALSYLKSRVDITRVLGGDSIMSGPFLYPYGVFPVTDTNEPLWSDALQDWMKPRYHAARSVFEELSEYAAARGVQLAIEPVKSWETPPPNMVSEVLDFLDGLRHAQGGVTIDTAQVVMESQGPSVFKDNIARAVRQDRLSYVHISAPDRGAVKDSWIPWDILLNEIEPVYRGPYLIEVFNAIPPFDSSMRMARRRFWRPGEDDPVPGRDSAYDVARAALAELRAHTS from the coding sequence ATGAACGCGACATTCAGGCGAGACGTCTTCTTCAGCTTCTTCATGTTCACGGCCGATTTGAGGCCGCAGGACCCGGGTTACACCCAGATCCTGATCCGTCATCTGAAGGCCCTTACGGACATGGGCTACGACGGCTTCGACGTGCACATCGCCTCCCAGTCCACGACCGTCGATCACAAGCTTGAGGTCGACAGCTATATCGGCCTCAAGAAAGCATTCGACCAGGCAGGGCTGCAGGAGGCGAAGTTCACCACCAACGTCGGGACCACGCGGACCTTCGACCCGACGTCACCGTACGAGGATCAGCGCAGGCAGGCCCTGTCCTACCTCAAGTCACGCGTTGACATCACGCGGGTCCTGGGCGGCGACTCGATCATGTCAGGGCCCTTCCTCTACCCCTACGGCGTCTTTCCGGTCACGGACACCAATGAACCGCTGTGGAGCGACGCCCTCCAGGACTGGATGAAGCCGCGCTATCACGCGGCGCGTTCCGTCTTCGAAGAGCTGTCGGAGTACGCCGCGGCGCGAGGAGTGCAGCTCGCCATCGAGCCCGTCAAGAGCTGGGAGACGCCCCCGCCCAACATGGTCTCGGAGGTACTCGATTTCCTCGATGGCCTCCGGCACGCGCAGGGCGGCGTGACGATCGACACCGCGCAAGTCGTGATGGAAAGCCAGGGGCCGTCGGTCTTCAAGGATAATATCGCGCGAGCCGTACGGCAGGACCGACTCTCCTACGTGCACATATCCGCACCCGACCGGGGTGCGGTGAAAGACAGCTGGATCCCGTGGGACATCCTCCTGAACGAGATCGAGCCGGTCTATCGCGGGCCGTACCTGATCGAAGTGTTCAACGCGATCCCGCCGTTCGACAGCTCCATGCGCATGGCACGCCGGCGTTTCTGGCGGCCGGGCGAGGACGACCCGGTACCGGGCAGGGACAGCGCTTACGACGTCGCGAGGGCTGCGTTGGCGGAACTGCGAGCGCACACCTCATAA